In Thalassotalea fonticola, a single genomic region encodes these proteins:
- a CDS encoding YjfI family protein codes for MNIHKIADHLNGLADQSATGLMFDCQPISGDVDVLQITITDREELPIFVSVTDDQILCITYLWGEEEVKSDKRVAMLEAMLEMNIPMPLSSFSKIGDKYVIFGALSIGSSFDDIEHELAVLSNNAIEVIDDMDEFLV; via the coding sequence ATGAACATACATAAAATCGCGGATCATTTAAATGGATTAGCTGATCAATCAGCAACAGGGCTAATGTTTGATTGCCAACCTATTTCTGGTGACGTTGATGTTTTACAAATAACCATCACGGATCGTGAAGAGTTACCTATTTTTGTTTCGGTTACCGATGATCAAATACTTTGCATTACCTACTTGTGGGGTGAAGAAGAAGTAAAAAGCGATAAACGAGTAGCAATGCTAGAAGCAATGTTGGAAATGAATATCCCAATGCCATTGTCATCATTTTCGAAAATAGGCGATAAGTATGTCATTTTCGGCGCGCTATCAATTGGCTCTTCATTCGATGATATTGAACATGAATTGGCAGTGCTTAGTAACAATGCGATTGAAGTAATTGACGATATGGATGAGTTTTTAGTTTAA
- a CDS encoding CYTH domain-containing protein, producing MDTEIELKYLVLGDDIPAVITNLLNQLKYPFSCKTKTLANCYYDTPDLALRKADIGLRIRQNNKGEIEQTIKTSGITVGGLHQRPEYNISLGSANVNLALFPNDIWPPTLDVESVQEQITALFDTNFKRMTWLVTMPDNSQIELAFDQGEICSSQSRELINEIELELISGDASSIFILAHSLTSVIAMRPGTLSKAARGYGLVFGRTESHISSASTVLAFEPSMTILESFKAGFSECLSQLQQLVSQFVAEPNLHLLKEISDSLALARHGLWLYKDYLPSDKADSIRIQIKVVLAELAWVETARQIRELTTKKGNYRKKIEYSKSLLAELKNEKHQLIDFEQMIKLLHGEAFNLLQLSMLEFILNEPESEEHKTELLDLAPSWLSLNLDTLNKAIHRDKPLTAAEYIDNHHLIIRSLLTGSWFGGLYDIEQRMDFRGPWLDIHLGIDELETLTLLKGHLQGSSEEIPQKLISWLDDKVENLLCALEHCKAAALNLQPYWLK from the coding sequence ATGGACACAGAAATAGAACTGAAATATTTAGTTTTAGGTGATGATATACCTGCTGTTATTACTAACCTTTTAAACCAATTAAAATATCCTTTTTCTTGCAAAACTAAAACTCTCGCAAATTGTTATTACGATACCCCCGATTTAGCCTTACGAAAGGCGGATATTGGTTTGCGTATTCGCCAAAATAATAAAGGTGAAATAGAACAAACAATAAAAACCTCCGGTATTACCGTAGGTGGTTTACATCAACGACCCGAATACAATATCTCTTTGGGATCTGCCAACGTCAATCTGGCTTTATTTCCTAATGATATATGGCCGCCAACCCTTGATGTTGAATCTGTGCAAGAGCAAATAACGGCTCTATTTGATACTAACTTTAAGCGCATGACTTGGTTGGTTACTATGCCTGATAACAGTCAAATAGAATTGGCGTTCGATCAAGGTGAGATTTGTTCAAGCCAGAGCCGCGAGCTTATTAATGAAATTGAATTGGAATTAATAAGTGGTGATGCAAGTTCAATTTTCATTTTGGCCCATTCGTTAACCTCTGTAATAGCAATGCGACCTGGCACCTTAAGTAAAGCGGCTAGGGGCTATGGTTTAGTGTTTGGTCGCACTGAGTCTCATATTAGTAGTGCCAGTACTGTTTTAGCTTTTGAGCCTAGCATGACTATTTTAGAATCTTTTAAAGCTGGCTTTAGTGAATGTCTATCGCAATTACAGCAGTTGGTCAGTCAATTTGTTGCTGAGCCCAATTTACATTTATTGAAAGAAATATCAGATTCATTAGCGTTAGCCAGACATGGGTTATGGTTATATAAAGATTATTTACCCAGCGATAAAGCCGACTCTATCCGTATACAAATTAAGGTTGTTTTAGCTGAACTGGCATGGGTTGAAACTGCGCGTCAAATCCGTGAGTTAACCACTAAAAAAGGTAATTACCGGAAAAAAATTGAGTACAGCAAAAGTTTGTTGGCTGAGCTAAAGAACGAAAAGCATCAATTGATCGACTTTGAACAAATGATTAAATTACTTCATGGTGAAGCTTTTAATTTATTACAGTTAAGTATGTTGGAATTTATTCTGAATGAACCGGAAAGTGAAGAGCATAAAACCGAGCTCCTTGACTTGGCACCCAGTTGGTTATCGTTAAATTTAGATACCTTAAATAAAGCTATTCATCGAGATAAACCTTTAACTGCTGCGGAATATATCGATAATCATCATTTAATTATCAGAAGCCTATTAACTGGTAGTTGGTTTGGTGGTTTATATGATATAGAGCAACGTATGGACTTTCGAGGTCCGTGGCTTGATATACACTTGGGGATTGATGAACTTGAAACATTAACTTTGTTAAAAGGACACTTACAAGGTAGCAGTGAAGAAATACCGCAAAAACTTATATCGTGGTTAGATGATAAAGTTGAAAACTTATTATGTGCTTTAGAGCATTGTAAGGCTGCTGCGCTTAATTTACAGCCTTATTGGCTAAAGTAA
- a CDS encoding ion channel, translated as MLVLIRKARFYKVDEFGVKNYHNSYLIAIAFIMLYVTMFLFSAALIHFESAHIDANITSFYEAFWTLQMTASTIGYGDFHPVSTGGKVIATLMFYIGFGLVGFIVTKVLGSIIGFSNTDVRNRELRKQNSEIIERNKMLERKVDSLVKVLEKIS; from the coding sequence ATGCTTGTTCTTATTCGTAAAGCCCGCTTTTACAAAGTCGATGAATTCGGCGTAAAAAATTACCATAACAGTTACCTGATCGCTATCGCATTTATTATGCTTTACGTCACCATGTTTCTTTTTTCGGCAGCTTTAATACATTTTGAAAGTGCTCATATTGATGCCAACATAACCAGTTTTTATGAGGCTTTTTGGACACTACAAATGACTGCTAGCACGATTGGCTATGGGGATTTCCACCCGGTTTCTACTGGCGGAAAAGTCATTGCTACCTTAATGTTCTATATCGGCTTTGGTTTGGTTGGTTTTATTGTCACTAAAGTTTTGGGATCGATCATTGGTTTTTCCAATACAGATGTGAGAAACCGTGAACTTCGCAAACAAAATTCCGAAATTATAGAACGCAATAAAATGCTTGAAAGAAAAGTAGATTCACTGGTGAAAGTATTAGAAAAAATCAGCTAA
- a CDS encoding PspA/IM30 family protein, with the protein MSIFKKIMTAIRGGATEMGEGIVDANATRIFEQEIRDAENHLTKAKRDLTSVMAQQMASSRDVDKVKRDIAEHEGYVAQALEKNNEALALQVAEKIASLENELSTGQQALDSFSTNADRLKDLVKKGERQVAEYKRQLSMVKTTDSVQKATSAITDNFSSSSSKLLNAKDSLERIKAKQQKFDDQLKAAEVLDAENSDSSLEAQLKEAGIGSQDNSANSVLERIKAKQK; encoded by the coding sequence ATGAGTATTTTTAAAAAAATTATGACCGCTATTCGCGGTGGCGCAACTGAAATGGGCGAAGGCATAGTCGATGCAAATGCAACCCGCATTTTTGAACAGGAAATTCGTGATGCTGAAAACCATTTAACTAAAGCAAAACGCGATTTAACATCTGTTATGGCTCAGCAAATGGCGTCAAGCCGAGATGTTGATAAAGTGAAGCGTGATATTGCTGAACACGAGGGTTATGTTGCACAAGCTTTAGAAAAAAACAATGAAGCTTTAGCCCTACAAGTGGCCGAGAAAATTGCCAGCTTGGAAAATGAACTCAGCACAGGGCAACAAGCGTTAGACAGCTTTAGCACCAATGCTGATAGATTAAAAGATTTAGTCAAAAAAGGTGAACGCCAAGTTGCTGAATATAAACGCCAGCTTTCTATGGTTAAAACCACCGACAGCGTACAAAAAGCAACATCAGCAATTACCGATAACTTCTCATCAAGCAGCTCGAAACTGCTTAATGCTAAAGACTCACTTGAGCGAATTAAAGCAAAACAACAAAAATTTGACGATCAATTAAAAGCTGCTGAAGTGCTTGATGCCGAAAATTCGGATAGCTCATTAGAAGCACAACTTAAGGAAGCCGGCATTGGTAGCCAAGACAACAGCGCTAACTCTGTGCTAGAACGCATTAAAGCTAAGCAAAAATAA
- a CDS encoding DUF350 domain-containing protein codes for MDNLLNFGAIDQHILIILAIDIAIAILLLSAMRFIAGLSAKVNTTDELAKEDNFAFGISVAGSVAALGIVMTGAVTGEHSVSYEVEAIGMLAYGLFGLILIKLGRLIHDKFALHQLDKMAEIKKRNISVGIVDAAGVIATALVIRAVLIWVDGLDVYTFVAIGSGFIVSQIILVLVTRIREVHFAKNNQKDCMQEALTDGQVALAIRYSGQIISTSLAVTAASYFLIYTPETIVENLIGWLVFGLIMTVVVSVLTSIAKRIVLWGINMAEEVDQQHNVGVASVEMAVSISIALILTALMV; via the coding sequence ATGGATAACTTATTAAATTTTGGTGCTATTGATCAGCACATTCTAATCATACTAGCCATCGATATTGCCATTGCAATTTTGCTGTTGTCGGCGATGCGATTTATTGCCGGACTTTCAGCAAAAGTAAATACCACCGACGAACTAGCAAAAGAAGACAATTTTGCCTTTGGTATTAGTGTTGCAGGCTCAGTTGCGGCATTAGGTATTGTAATGACCGGTGCGGTAACAGGAGAGCATTCTGTCAGCTATGAAGTTGAAGCAATTGGGATGTTGGCTTATGGCTTATTTGGCCTGATATTAATCAAACTGGGACGTTTGATACACGATAAGTTTGCACTGCATCAACTAGATAAAATGGCTGAAATTAAAAAACGAAATATTTCAGTCGGTATTGTAGATGCTGCAGGAGTTATTGCCACAGCATTAGTTATTCGCGCCGTACTAATTTGGGTAGACGGCCTAGATGTGTATACCTTTGTTGCGATTGGTAGCGGCTTTATTGTTTCACAAATTATTTTGGTGTTAGTTACTCGAATTCGTGAAGTGCACTTTGCTAAAAACAATCAAAAAGATTGCATGCAAGAAGCGTTAACTGATGGTCAAGTTGCCCTCGCTATTCGTTATAGTGGTCAAATAATTTCAACATCGCTAGCTGTTACCGCCGCCAGTTATTTCTTAATTTATACACCTGAAACTATTGTCGAAAACTTAATCGGCTGGTTAGTGTTTGGCCTGATCATGACTGTCGTTGTATCGGTTTTAACCTCTATCGCTAAACGTATAGTGTTATGGGGGATTAATATGGCTGAAGAAGTTGATCAGCAGCATAATGTTGGTGTTGCCAGTGTTGAAATGGCGGTAAGTATTTCTATTGCATTAATCTTAACGGCTTTAATGGTATAG